A window of Deinococcus cellulosilyticus NBRC 106333 = KACC 11606 contains these coding sequences:
- a CDS encoding 3' terminal RNA ribose 2'-O-methyltransferase Hen1 produces MLFLLRLNHENASDLGYLLHKHPEKVQDFSLPFGSSTVFYPEVSEHTATACLMVNIDPVYLSRLRSGDASRPLEPYVNDRPYTANSFLSVALGDAFRTAMNGKSQSRPDLAAQPLSFEIEIPVLKCNTGEELIRRVFEPLGYSLEVKQLPLDEHFPAWGVGPYFHVTFKVQARLQDLLRHFYVLLPVLDNAKHYFIDVAEIEKLLRNGEGWLEQHPERELILKRYLKYRQNLIRKAEQRFETEEEEEEGGAETPEQKEKRISLNQQRLTAVSEALVASGAKTVLDLGCGEGNLLRHLVKHRFQRIVAVDASIRPLELAKEKFEGKPVEFLHSSVTYLDDRLTGFDAAALVEVIEHLDPDRIQAMERSVFGHMKPQTVVVTTPNVEYNVLFEDMTGLRHRDHRFEWTRAEFQAWAGRVAETYGYTTEFRTVGDVHEVHGSPTQMAIFTRMVRRTA; encoded by the coding sequence AACCATGAAAATGCCAGCGATCTGGGGTACCTGCTGCACAAGCATCCCGAAAAAGTGCAGGATTTCTCCCTGCCTTTCGGGAGCAGCACGGTGTTCTACCCTGAGGTCTCTGAACACACAGCCACCGCCTGCCTGATGGTCAACATCGATCCGGTGTACCTGTCCCGTCTGCGTTCAGGGGATGCCAGCAGGCCACTTGAACCTTATGTGAATGATCGACCCTACACCGCCAACAGTTTTCTGAGTGTGGCTCTGGGAGATGCTTTCCGCACTGCCATGAACGGCAAAAGCCAGAGCAGACCCGATCTGGCTGCACAACCCCTGTCTTTTGAGATCGAAATCCCAGTGCTGAAGTGCAACACAGGGGAGGAACTGATCCGCAGGGTCTTTGAACCTCTGGGGTACAGCCTGGAGGTGAAGCAGCTTCCTCTGGATGAACATTTTCCAGCGTGGGGCGTGGGGCCTTATTTTCATGTGACCTTCAAAGTGCAGGCCAGGCTTCAGGACCTGCTGCGGCATTTCTATGTGCTGCTCCCTGTTCTGGACAATGCCAAGCACTATTTCATTGATGTGGCAGAGATCGAGAAACTGCTGCGAAATGGTGAGGGCTGGCTGGAGCAGCATCCAGAGCGGGAACTGATCCTCAAGCGCTACCTGAAGTACCGCCAGAACCTGATTCGCAAGGCCGAGCAGCGTTTCGAGACCGAAGAAGAAGAGGAAGAAGGGGGTGCAGAAACCCCGGAGCAGAAAGAAAAGCGCATCTCCCTGAACCAGCAGCGCCTGACGGCCGTTTCTGAAGCCCTGGTGGCATCCGGGGCAAAAACCGTGCTGGACCTGGGATGTGGTGAGGGGAACCTGCTCAGGCACCTGGTCAAACACCGTTTTCAGCGGATTGTGGCGGTGGATGCCTCCATCCGGCCTCTGGAACTGGCAAAAGAGAAATTTGAGGGGAAACCCGTTGAATTCCTGCATTCCTCTGTGACCTATCTGGATGACCGCCTGACTGGATTTGATGCTGCAGCCCTGGTGGAGGTCATTGAGCACCTCGACCCGGACCGCATTCAGGCCATGGAGCGCAGCGTGTTCGGGCACATGAAACCCCAGACGGTGGTGGTCACCACGCCCAACGTGGAGTACAACGTGCTCTTTGAGGACATGACCGGACTCAGGCACCGGGACCACCGTTTTGAGTGGACCCGTGCAGAATTCCAGGCGTGGGCAGGCAGGGTGGCTGAGACTTACGGTTACACCACCGAATTCAGAACGGTGGGCGACGTGCATGAAGTGCATGGCTCTCCCACCCAGATGGCCATTTTCACCCGCATGGTCAGGAGAACGGCATGA
- a CDS encoding polynucleotide kinase-phosphatase, translated as MKIEIPELCLVALIGASSSGKSTFARQHFKPTEVLSSDYFRALLTDDENDLEITREAFELLHHVAKKRLTAGKLTVIDATSLQKDARAQILRTAKETDVLTVALVLDIPEVTLMERHHQRPDRHFPVSVIRKHAYQLRSSIRSLDREGFRQVHVLKPEDLEGLVIERKPLYNNLKHLTGPFDFIGDVHGCFEELRELLVELGYQLTEDLHAHHPEGRTAVFVGDLVDRGPDSVRVLRLVMNMVKDRTALCVPGNHDEKLKKYLSGKRVQMTHGLERTAEQLQDTTPEFRQEVLKFLENMVSHYMLDQGNVVVAHAGLIERYQGRASARVREFCLYGDTTGETDEEGLPIRLDWAKNYRGKAKVIYGHVPVREAQWVNNTIDLDTGCVFGGKLTALRYPELTLTSIPAKMEHYEPGKKLKTVLNAQHVADHTLRWQDFAREKFIETAVGTIRIHEANNIAALETASRFALDPRWLIFLPPTVSPSHTSERPDLLEHPEDAFRYYQKQGLTQVICEEKHMGSRAVAVVCKNPAVARTRFGTAEERLGVVYSRTGRAFFNDQTLEQAFLERLRGALDRAGFWEEFQTDWVCLDGELLPWSFKATSLLKEQYAATGTAATHALGTAVQALEKHPGAAELLQQTRERLENLNDYVAAYRTYCQTVESIEDLKFAPFHLLATEGQVHTDKTHLWHMQTLERLSTFDALLAPTPYQVVDLQDETSIQQATAWWEKLTASGKEGMVVKTMQFIPERRTQPSLKIRGREYLRIIYGPEYTRHLDRLRGRALGAKRERATREFHLGLEALNRFVTHQPLWKIHECILGVLALESEGIDPRL; from the coding sequence ATGAAGATCGAGATTCCAGAACTGTGCCTGGTGGCCCTGATCGGGGCGTCCAGCAGTGGCAAGAGCACCTTTGCCCGACAGCACTTCAAACCCACAGAGGTCCTCTCCAGCGATTATTTCCGTGCCCTCCTGACAGACGACGAGAACGATCTGGAGATCACCAGAGAAGCTTTTGAGCTGCTGCACCATGTGGCAAAAAAGCGCCTGACGGCAGGAAAGCTGACCGTCATTGATGCCACCAGCCTGCAGAAAGATGCCCGGGCACAGATCCTCAGGACGGCAAAGGAAACAGACGTGCTGACCGTGGCCCTGGTGCTGGACATCCCAGAAGTGACCCTGATGGAACGCCACCATCAGCGCCCTGACCGGCACTTCCCAGTTTCTGTCATTCGCAAGCACGCGTACCAGCTCAGGAGCAGCATCCGCTCACTGGACCGTGAGGGCTTCCGTCAGGTGCATGTGCTGAAACCCGAAGACCTCGAAGGTCTGGTCATTGAACGCAAGCCCCTGTACAACAACCTGAAGCACCTCACGGGACCCTTTGACTTCATTGGAGACGTGCACGGCTGTTTTGAGGAGCTTCGGGAACTCCTGGTGGAACTGGGTTATCAGCTGACGGAAGACCTGCATGCCCACCATCCGGAGGGCAGAACCGCTGTCTTTGTGGGCGACCTGGTGGACCGTGGGCCAGACAGTGTGAGGGTGTTGCGTCTGGTCATGAACATGGTCAAAGACAGAACTGCACTCTGTGTTCCGGGAAACCACGATGAAAAGCTGAAAAAGTATCTTTCTGGCAAACGGGTCCAGATGACCCACGGTCTGGAGCGCACAGCAGAACAGTTGCAGGACACCACACCCGAATTCAGGCAGGAAGTGCTGAAATTTCTGGAAAACATGGTGAGCCATTACATGCTGGACCAGGGCAATGTGGTGGTGGCCCACGCAGGCCTGATCGAACGGTACCAGGGTCGTGCGTCCGCAAGGGTGCGGGAGTTCTGCCTGTATGGAGACACCACCGGAGAGACCGACGAGGAAGGTTTGCCCATCCGTCTGGACTGGGCCAAGAACTACCGGGGCAAGGCCAAAGTCATTTACGGTCACGTTCCGGTGCGTGAGGCGCAGTGGGTCAACAACACCATCGACCTGGACACCGGATGTGTGTTCGGTGGCAAACTGACCGCTCTCAGGTACCCTGAACTCACCCTGACCAGCATCCCTGCGAAAATGGAGCATTACGAACCAGGCAAAAAACTCAAAACCGTGCTGAATGCCCAGCACGTGGCAGACCACACCCTGCGCTGGCAGGATTTTGCCCGCGAAAAGTTCATTGAGACGGCTGTGGGCACCATCCGCATTCACGAGGCCAACAACATCGCTGCACTGGAAACTGCAAGCCGCTTTGCCCTGGACCCCAGATGGCTGATCTTCCTGCCCCCCACTGTGTCTCCAAGCCACACCAGTGAACGTCCAGACCTGCTGGAGCATCCTGAAGACGCCTTCCGGTACTACCAGAAGCAAGGTCTGACCCAGGTGATCTGCGAGGAGAAACACATGGGCTCAAGGGCTGTGGCGGTGGTGTGCAAAAACCCTGCAGTGGCCCGCACCCGATTTGGCACGGCAGAAGAACGCCTGGGGGTGGTGTACTCCCGCACAGGTCGGGCCTTCTTCAACGATCAAACCCTGGAGCAGGCCTTTCTGGAGCGCCTGCGCGGTGCCCTGGACCGTGCAGGCTTCTGGGAGGAATTCCAGACCGACTGGGTGTGCCTGGACGGGGAACTTCTCCCCTGGTCTTTCAAGGCCACTTCCCTCCTGAAAGAACAGTATGCTGCCACTGGGACCGCAGCCACCCATGCCCTGGGCACTGCCGTTCAGGCGCTGGAAAAACACCCTGGAGCCGCAGAACTGCTGCAGCAGACCCGTGAACGTCTGGAAAACCTGAACGATTATGTGGCAGCATACCGGACATATTGTCAGACCGTGGAGTCCATCGAAGACCTGAAGTTTGCCCCTTTCCACCTGCTTGCCACCGAAGGGCAGGTGCACACAGACAAAACCCACCTGTGGCACATGCAAACCCTGGAACGCCTCAGCACTTTTGACGCCCTGCTGGCTCCGACCCCTTATCAGGTGGTGGACCTGCAAGATGAAACAAGCATTCAGCAGGCCACCGCGTGGTGGGAGAAACTCACGGCAAGTGGCAAAGAAGGCATGGTGGTCAAAACCATGCAGTTCATCCCGGAGCGCAGAACCCAGCCCAGCCTGAAAATCCGGGGCCGTGAATACCTCCGCATCATCTACGGACCCGAATACACCCGACATCTGGACCGCCTGCGGGGCCGTGCACTGGGAGCCAAACGTGAACGGGCCACCCGTGAATTCCATCTCGGCCTTGAAGCCCTCAACCGATTCGTGACCCATCAACCCCTCTGGAAGATCCACGAGTGCATTCTGGGCGTGCTGGCACTGGAAAGTGAGGGCATCGACCCGAGGCTGTAA
- a CDS encoding LysE family translocator, producing MIEPATLLIFIVSALALLAIPGPSVLYIVARSVQQGRQAGLVSALGVGVGSLVHIFAAAAGLSALLLSSALAFTVVKVLGAAYLVYLGIRTMLERANPQDDTQVPPQALAKVFTQGIIVNALNPKTALFFLAFLPQFVHPQAGPVLIQILLLGAVFVVLGVLSDSMYALLGGWLARRLRQNQTFMRRQKYLTGGVYLALGAVTVGIRESH from the coding sequence ATGATTGAACCTGCCACCCTGCTCATTTTTATCGTGTCCGCACTGGCCTTGCTCGCCATTCCTGGCCCCTCGGTGCTGTACATCGTTGCCCGCAGTGTGCAACAGGGCAGACAGGCCGGACTGGTCTCTGCACTCGGGGTCGGGGTGGGCAGTCTGGTTCACATTTTTGCTGCTGCAGCAGGGCTTTCTGCATTGCTGCTGTCCTCAGCTCTGGCTTTCACCGTGGTGAAGGTGCTTGGAGCGGCCTACCTGGTGTATCTGGGCATCCGCACCATGCTGGAAAGGGCAAACCCCCAGGACGACACCCAGGTGCCCCCTCAGGCCCTGGCAAAAGTCTTCACCCAGGGGATCATTGTGAACGCCCTGAACCCCAAAACAGCCCTGTTTTTCCTGGCGTTCCTGCCCCAGTTCGTGCATCCGCAGGCTGGGCCGGTCCTGATCCAGATCCTGCTGCTCGGAGCGGTTTTCGTGGTTCTGGGAGTCCTGAGTGACAGCATGTACGCCCTGCTCGGAGGATGGCTGGCCAGACGCCTCAGGCAAAACCAGACCTTCATGCGCCGCCAGAAGTACCTGACCGGAGGGGTGTATCTGGCCCTTGGAGCAGTCACGGTGGGCATTCGGGAAAGCCACTGA
- a CDS encoding arginase family protein, whose protein sequence is MDFSLLSFPQWQGSDGRTELHSGAQLLASTFGAEPLLTVSTQATQVEQNIWGRRTLIQHFLEAQRQLKGRNLQQYITLGGDCAIEWALISHLNELCRGNLLVVWLDGHADLNTPETSYSHTFHGMVLRTLLGEGDPEFLALTPSFLRPEQVVLAGVRELDTAEEAYIREQDITLLDAKTLRADPGMLLEAAHQKGFEHLYVHVDLDVLDPSQISSIGWPAPEGLLLQDLLDLIHRIKTDFHIQGASITEYLGEDIKDLVVVQDILEAFRV, encoded by the coding sequence ATGGATTTCTCTCTTCTTTCCTTTCCGCAGTGGCAGGGCTCAGATGGCAGAACGGAGCTCCACTCTGGTGCACAGTTGCTGGCCTCAACTTTTGGTGCAGAACCCCTGCTAACCGTTTCCACACAGGCCACACAGGTGGAGCAGAACATCTGGGGCAGACGCACCCTGATCCAGCACTTTCTGGAAGCACAACGGCAACTGAAGGGCAGAAACCTGCAGCAGTACATCACACTGGGAGGGGACTGTGCCATTGAGTGGGCCCTGATTTCCCACCTCAATGAACTGTGCAGGGGAAACCTGCTGGTGGTCTGGCTGGATGGTCATGCCGACCTGAACACCCCTGAGACCTCTTACAGCCACACTTTTCATGGGATGGTGCTGAGGACCCTGCTGGGCGAGGGTGATCCTGAATTTCTGGCCCTCACCCCCTCTTTTCTGAGGCCAGAGCAGGTGGTGCTGGCAGGGGTCAGGGAGCTTGATACAGCAGAAGAGGCGTACATTCGGGAGCAGGACATCACGTTGCTCGATGCAAAGACCCTGAGAGCAGATCCTGGCATGCTGCTGGAAGCGGCCCACCAGAAAGGGTTTGAGCACCTTTATGTGCATGTGGATCTGGATGTGCTGGACCCTTCACAGATTTCCTCCATTGGCTGGCCTGCTCCAGAGGGTCTGCTCCTGCAGGATCTGTTGGACCTCATTCACAGGATCAAAACTGATTTTCACATTCAGGGTGCAAGCATCACCGAGTATCTCGGAGAAGACATCAAGGATCTGGTCGTGGTGCAGGACATTCTGGAGGCGTTCAGGGTCTGA
- a CDS encoding alkaline phosphatase family protein → MVLIPGTVRPDYAGGGILNLISSIQSHFGLKSKHDPLHAPIPFQKKAVLLIVDGLGFEQLERHRQQGDLGAADHFQEVRRLTSVFPSTTMAALTTLHMGAPPAETGWLSGCLWLQELGTIVNLIRNKDEFTRQGVDLGFMRKTRSIYSRLDEARVRSTIIFPEAFEGSFLSNWHHEGSHQQGYAFTPSTIPTLVQNALQHSDYVVIYYPHYDDMCHRYGPESQEARDEARLLNTILGGVMHRLPPHTTLMLTADHGHKTISGNIWLDGHLDLHPHLLRPVSGDKVSRYVDVKPGHEAEVQAYLSRWADVVSSHQLWEEGYFGGDPADLQFLTRTGTLMAHARDDMELNWSYHPEVLQIKGWKGNHGGLSSTEMWVPLGIFNS, encoded by the coding sequence ATGGTTCTCATTCCTGGCACAGTCCGGCCCGATTATGCTGGTGGAGGCATTCTCAATTTGATCAGCAGCATTCAAAGCCATTTTGGACTCAAGAGCAAACATGATCCTCTGCACGCCCCCATTCCTTTTCAGAAAAAAGCAGTGCTCTTGATTGTGGATGGTCTGGGTTTTGAGCAACTCGAACGCCACCGCCAGCAGGGAGATCTGGGTGCAGCAGACCATTTTCAAGAGGTTCGCAGGCTGACCAGCGTGTTTCCCAGCACCACCATGGCAGCCCTCACCACCCTGCACATGGGGGCTCCACCCGCAGAAACCGGATGGCTCTCCGGGTGCCTGTGGCTGCAGGAACTCGGGACCATCGTCAACCTGATCCGCAACAAGGATGAATTCACCCGGCAAGGGGTGGATCTGGGGTTCATGCGAAAGACCCGTTCCATTTACAGCAGGCTGGATGAGGCAAGGGTTCGCAGCACCATCATCTTCCCAGAAGCTTTTGAGGGGTCTTTTTTGAGCAACTGGCACCATGAAGGCTCACACCAACAGGGCTATGCCTTCACGCCGAGCACCATTCCAACCCTGGTGCAGAATGCGCTGCAGCACTCTGATTATGTGGTGATCTACTACCCCCATTACGATGACATGTGCCACAGGTACGGCCCTGAAAGCCAGGAGGCCCGGGATGAGGCAAGGCTTCTGAACACCATCCTGGGGGGTGTGATGCATCGTCTCCCTCCTCACACCACATTGATGCTCACTGCAGACCACGGCCACAAAACCATTTCCGGGAACATCTGGCTGGATGGGCATCTGGACCTCCATCCCCACCTCCTGAGGCCCGTGTCAGGAGACAAGGTGTCACGGTACGTGGATGTGAAACCTGGCCATGAAGCGGAGGTGCAGGCTTACCTCTCCAGATGGGCGGATGTGGTTTCCAGCCATCAGCTCTGGGAAGAGGGTTATTTCGGGGGAGACCCCGCAGATCTCCAGTTCCTGACCCGCACAGGCACCCTGATGGCCCATGCCAGAGACGATATGGAATTGAACTGGTCCTACCACCCCGAGGTTCTCCAGATCAAGGGCTGGAAAGGGAACCACGGTGGACTCTCCAGCACAGAAATGTGGGTGCCCCTCGGCATTTTCAACAGTTGA
- a CDS encoding low temperature requirement protein A, producing the protein MSAEPTPPPAQPPETEKVSTLELYFDLVFVFIVTQVTHMVEHAHGPLDVMKGMLVLGITWWMYGGYAWLTNHVSTSHPAHRLWILLGMAGFLMIGVSVPHVFTEGGMLFGVGFMLVVLVHTVLFTRADSKAPIMASLRMAPYHLLAAVLALGAGFTSGQMDWILLGGAFSIQFLSPLLTRTRGFRVQPRHFVERHGLVMIIALGEAVVAIGTTTTEEPLVMPLIMKALMGLVLTSALWWSYFAGESQAAERALEHAQTQNRSKMALAGYGYAHLGMIVGIVLLASSIQGFMVHPSEQEGFPPEWLLAWGLCVYLLSDVFFRIWLSIGLQTFRLGFALLMPVLGWVASHLPEMVQLSTFTLALVLMVVLEQVRTSRLPR; encoded by the coding sequence GTGTCTGCTGAGCCCACCCCCCCTCCGGCCCAACCTCCGGAAACCGAGAAGGTTTCCACACTGGAGCTGTACTTTGATCTGGTGTTCGTGTTCATTGTCACGCAGGTGACCCACATGGTGGAACACGCGCACGGCCCCCTGGATGTCATGAAGGGCATGCTGGTTCTGGGGATCACCTGGTGGATGTATGGGGGTTACGCCTGGCTGACCAATCATGTCAGCACTTCACATCCAGCCCACCGACTGTGGATTCTGCTGGGCATGGCAGGTTTTCTGATGATCGGGGTGTCGGTGCCCCATGTGTTCACCGAGGGTGGGATGCTGTTCGGGGTGGGGTTCATGCTGGTGGTGCTGGTGCACACGGTGCTCTTCACCCGTGCTGACAGCAAGGCCCCGATCATGGCCAGCCTGAGGATGGCCCCCTATCATCTGCTGGCCGCTGTGCTGGCCCTGGGTGCCGGATTCACCAGCGGACAGATGGACTGGATTTTGCTGGGTGGAGCGTTCAGCATCCAGTTCCTGTCTCCCCTGCTCACCCGCACCCGAGGGTTTCGGGTGCAACCCAGGCATTTTGTGGAGCGTCACGGTCTGGTGATGATCATTGCCCTGGGTGAGGCCGTGGTGGCCATCGGGACCACCACCACCGAAGAGCCCCTGGTCATGCCCCTGATCATGAAGGCCCTGATGGGTCTGGTGCTGACCTCTGCCCTGTGGTGGAGTTATTTTGCTGGAGAATCCCAGGCGGCAGAGCGGGCCCTGGAGCATGCCCAGACCCAGAACCGCAGCAAGATGGCCCTCGCTGGGTACGGTTACGCCCATCTGGGGATGATTGTGGGGATTGTGCTGCTGGCTTCCAGCATTCAGGGCTTCATGGTCCACCCTTCTGAACAGGAGGGCTTTCCCCCAGAGTGGCTGCTTGCCTGGGGCCTTTGTGTGTATCTGCTGTCAGATGTGTTTTTTCGCATCTGGCTGAGCATCGGGCTGCAAACGTTCCGCCTGGGGTTTGCCCTGCTGATGCCAGTTCTGGGCTGGGTGGCCTCCCACCTGCCTGAGATGGTTCAACTCAGCACCTTCACGCTCGCCCTGGTGCTGATGGTGGTTCTGGAGCAGGTGCGGACATCCCGACTGCCCCGGTGA
- a CDS encoding helix-turn-helix transcriptional regulator: MKNRIKVLRAERNLTQADLALMLDTSRQTINALETGKYDPSLPLAFKIARAFNLTIEDIFQYEE; the protein is encoded by the coding sequence ATGAAAAACCGCATCAAGGTTCTGAGGGCCGAACGCAACCTCACCCAGGCCGACCTTGCGCTGATGCTGGACACCTCCAGACAGACCATCAACGCGCTCGAAACCGGCAAATACGATCCCAGCCTGCCTCTGGCCTTCAAGATTGCCCGGGCCTTCAACCTCACCATTGAAGACATCTTCCAGTACGAAGAATGA